A stretch of Prunus dulcis chromosome 6, ALMONDv2, whole genome shotgun sequence DNA encodes these proteins:
- the LOC117632727 gene encoding casparian strip membrane protein 2-like yields the protein MESKKSDEVAISSDAKANYDAKGKAVEGDPPPPPPPVVVTTKATKIRNIRGKKGLAIIDIVLRLGAGSAALAAAYIAGNTEQILPFFTQFFQFHAQYNDLPTFTFFVAANAVAVGYIAFSLPFSIVCIVRPHAIGPRLLLVFLDTVMVALVVSAAGASSAIVYLAHNGNLNSNWLAICMQYNDFCQALSGALVASFVAAVFFILLVVNSTFALKRK from the exons ATGGAATCAAAAAAGAGTGATGAGGTGGCAATTAGTAGTGATGCCAAGGCCAATTATGATGCCAAAGGAAAGGCTGTTGAAGGTGatcctcctccacctcctccgCCTGTTGTAGTTACCACAAAAGCTACCAAAATCCGGAATATCAGAGGAAAGAAAGGTCTGGCAATTATAGACATCGTGCTGAGGCTCGGCGCAGGTTCAGCTGCTCTTGCTGCTGCTTACATTGCAGGGAATACCGAACAGATTCTTCCCTTCTTCACACAGTTCTTCCAGTTCCATGCTCAGTACAATGATCTTCCAACTTTCAC GTTTTTTGTGGCTGCAAATGCAGTGGCTGTTGGATACATAGCCTTCTCCTTGCCCTTCTCGATAGTCTGCATCGTTCGACCTCATGCAATAGGGCCAAGGCTACTACTTGTTTTCCTTGACACA GTTATGGTTGCTCTAGTTGTGTCTGCAGCTGGCGCTTCTTCAGCAATTGTATACTTGGCTCATAATGGGAACTTGAACTCCAACTGGCTTGCTATTTGCATGCAATATAATGACTTTTGCCAGGCGCTTAGTGGGGCTCTTGTGGCTTCGTTTGTCGCTGCAGTCTTTTTCATATTGCTGGTGGTGAATTCTACTTTTGctctaaaaagaaaatg